A region of the Cygnus olor isolate bCygOlo1 chromosome 30, bCygOlo1.pri.v2, whole genome shotgun sequence genome:
tattttaatgacCAAGCTTGGTCATTAAGACTTTCTCCTAATTGCTGCAAGTCTCTCCTTCCCACAAATGACTTTTTACCCTCCTCACAGCCTCCTGCTTGGCTCTAGCCCAGGTCGAGGAAGCCCAGGAGCTCACCTTGGATGCTTTTGGTGCTGAGCTGGCAGTGGCGTCTCAGCAGTGGCCCCCCAGGGTCAGCACCTAATGCCCCCAGCACGCTCCTCACCTGTACAGGTGGGCGATGAGGTGCCGCAGGGTGTTGTAGTTGCTACCAGGCAGTTTGCTCAGCAGGTCCTTCATGCTCTGGATGGGGTCCAAAGGGAAGCCGGCGCAGTCCGTCCTTTCTTCCCCGGGTTTTTGCAGCTCTTTGGCGAGTGCGATGAGGCTGTTGTAGAGCTGGTACAGCAGCACCGGTCCCGAAAGCTGCAGCGAGAAGGGGGGGGAAACTGTGTCACTTCATCCTGCTGGCCTGGTGCTGAGGAATGTGGAGGGCTGAACGTGGTGGTCTGGCGGAGGTTTGGTACCCACTTCCTTCAGGAAATGCTTCAGCACCCCGGTGATGTCGTGGGGGGAGTGCTCGGAGAGCTCCACCAGGCTCCTGCCGTTCTCAAACGCCTGGCACAGCTTCTCCACCCGGGCTTTGGACCCGCTTATCCGATAGATCCCCTGTGttggggaaaagggaagaggtCAGGAGCTTGGGATGGAGCGAGAACAGATCGGAGAAGGTGATGACACAGACAAAACACCCATCGGAACAACTCACCTGCACTCCGAGGGCACGAGCTTCGATCTCCGAAGTGCATTTCACCACGATGAAGGGAACCTCCTCGGGGAAGTCTCGAGGAACTTGGGTGAAGTCGATGCCAAAAAGGGGCACTCGGTTGGGCAGCTTCCTGTGGCCACAGGTGATCAGCAGGCTCTCCAGGCACTTCTTGTGGCAGGCCAGGTAGCACTGGAAAGGCAGAAATCCCCCCGCGTTATGCTCTAGCTGTAGTCCAGGTCTCCTTGGAGGACTTTTCCTATTCCCACTCTACCAAAGTCCCTTCCTGGGGTACAAGGGGGCTGTTTTGGGCAATGGGCGGTGTACCCATGCACTGAAAAACGTGCCTGGTGTCGGGTGAAAAATCACGTAACTTTACAGGGGGGCCTTTCATCCCCTCAGACCTCCAGTGGGACGATCACCGGCTGCTCACAAAGTGTCTGTGATGAAGGCTGAGCTCTCACCTCCTCACACTCAAAGCCGTTGACCATGAAGGTGTCGCAGTCCCGGCACTTGGATGGCCCCCGCAGCTTCCTGAGCCGGTGGGTTTGTGCTGCGCTGGAGAGGAGGATGTTCCTGAACTGCTGCTGGGATGAGCcgttttctgcagaaacagcacGAAAAGGAACTGGTAACTGGGCCGGAAAGCACGGTGTTCAGCTCCTGAGTCAGATATCCAGGTCGCTCACCATTTTCAAAGGTTTGCAGCGAATCTCTTTCCTCAAAATCGTCTGAGGAGGACATGGTGCCGGTGGATGGAGCTTTCAGCAGCTTCCTGTTAGAGtttcctggagaagagagaaaatgcaaagagcTGGTCTCATCCTTGTGATCCTCTTTGTGGATCAGCATGTGCTTTATTTCCATCCTAGTAtgcatggaaataaaacaaacttgtaaaacaaacacaaactattaaaaaaaaagaaaaggtaaaacaaacttgtgtttacttgtttgttttactttttttttttaatagtttactTGCATCTGTTTTAAATCCTAGGTAAGAATCTGTGTAGCTCTCACCTGGGCTGGAGTTGGGGGAGTCCAGGGATCGGGACTCACAGCTCCCACCGAGGCTTTCTGTGTCGCTGCAGAGGGATCTGTTTGTACCTGCAGGAGATGGGCACGGTAACCAACCATCCCCAGCACTCCTGGGGTAACTGCTAAGAATTGCCTTCAGCTGAAGCAACCTGTGAATGCCTCTAACTGGATGTTTATTGTTAGCaattatttctcaaaacatctgcttttttatCAGTGAATGtcctttaaaacaagaaaaacaggcagGTACTCAGTAAGCCAAAGCAGCAATCTGTCCTGAACAAGTTAGGcttcaaaagacaaatataaTAGATAAAGACATCTAGATAATGCCCTTctgtattagaaaaaataaactaaaaaaatagACAGCTTCTACCCTAGAAAGGGATGCGTTACAGATGCTGTTAGATAGcgaaatacatttttaaacctgtaaagaaatgtaattttccttGCTAGAATGATAAAATACACTTAAAGAAAGGCTGAGCTGAAACAGCAGCTGTGAAAGTCTCACGAAGCTCCCAGCTGCATCACCGTTCATCCTCTGCCACGATTCCTGCCAGCAACAGTTGAGCCTGGGTTTACGAATGTGCTACTTGCTGTATACAGGTTTGGGTCAAAATTCAAGCCAAACTCCCAGAAAATCCGTATTTTTCAAGagtaagaagcagcagcaagatcTCTGTGCTCTGTTCTCTCCCAGTTTGAGCAAAGCCTTAAGCATTGCCCTAAAGATCTGAGAACATCTCCCACCTCTTTTTGGCTACACCAGTATCTAAATTAAACTACgatgactcaaaaaaaaattacgtCTTTATTAAATTCAACCTACTCTGTTCACCATTTGGGGAGAACTGCCTTCTGGACGTGTCTTCTGGAGTGCTCGCGTCCTTGCTGCATCCCGTGTACTGCAGTGAcatcttcttcctgctgctggggggagaCCTGGGAAGGGGTCGCAAAAGATTTTCCAAAGATGAAGAATAATGAGCAATATTGCATCACAGAGGTGCTTCGTGGATGCCAAAAGACATCTGTTTCAGGCAGCTTTTGGGTATAAGCCAAGTTTTCAAGGAGTAAACACTTGTGTAAAACTAGGAAAGCATTTGTTCAATGCAATGTCACCTTGTCTATCCACAGGAAAAAGTAGGAATTAAAACAGCACCCGTCTGAGAACAGAGAGATTCAAACCTTTGGCAAATGATAGAAATAACCACTTTTTTGtcttccacctttttttttttcccttacctCTGCCCTCCAGAAGCAAGAGGCTCGAATTCAAACACTTCCATGTGAAtgtctttcttctgcagagCCTGAATGAACTCCAGGTACTTCTCACCCACTTTGTACGGCTTGCAGACCTCGGCCAGGTGCTGGTATCCCACCGGGATGTGTTCTGACTGAGCCTGCCGCTGTTTAAACATCCTTAATGTGACCttacaggggggaaaaaaaagtaaaggcatTGCATTACCCACCTTGGTTACCTGTACTTCTGCTTAATGTCATTATTCTGCTCTGCAGGATGGACAGGACAAAttatttgttgctgtttcttttttttgctatgCAAGCCTTTCTCTCTGGATATCTGTCCTGCAAGCAGTAgtaattgaaaatattcttatgTATCTGAGAAGTGTTTGAGTAGCAGGTCGGTGACAAAGCGCTGTCCGGAGCGCTCGTCTGATTTCACCTGCTGGAGAATGGTCAGGCatcaggtaaagaaaaaaaaaaaaaaaaagagggcagtGGTCTTATGCCAAAGAGGATTTTCTCTGAAACGAGGGCTGGAGGAGAACTtatgagaaagagaaattacaCGTACCCACGTCAGCACCTCGTCTCCCTGGTAAATGAGTTTCCGAATGTGGGAGACGATGCGTGCCCGCACTTTCTCCAGTTCCTGCCGCCGAAAGTTGGCGTCGTTAATGCACATCTTGTACAGGGCTTCTGTTTCCTGGACCTGTGCggggtggggagcagaggaaaggaggagaaagtcACCGGGATGGGAAGGGAGCTGCCGAAACACAGCTCACGGGCTGGATGGGGGTAACAGCAGCTGGCCCGGAACTCATCACCTTGGCTTGTGCCTCCTCACAGGAGCGGCGCCGCTTCTCCAGCTGCTTGCTGGCACTGCCGGGGTTGACGACTGCTGCGCTCTGGTATTCGTCCTCTGCCTTGGCACTCAGGTACTTGGCTTTCTCCAGCTCCTCGCAGCGCTGCACGTACTGCAGGCGGGACTTGCGCAGGGATGACAAGGACTCGTTCTTGGACAGGCAAAGGAATAGGGTTAGGAGTCCACTTGGGGCCGCAGGAGGAACAAATCACAGCAGTGCTCCGCTTGCGAGGAAAGCACCTGCCTCTTGCTTCAAGGGACTGTTACAGATACTATCCTCCAAAcactcccccttcctctcctcccaaaGCTCAGGCACTCCTTAGGAGTCCTTGGCAGGATGCATATTACACTATTTAGTTATCGCTTGTTCACAAATGTTTTCGTTTACAAATTACGTTTACAAATTTGCAAAAttgttacattttcatttgttttcagtgttttgagcTGTGACCAGCGTAAAGGTCAGGCCTATCTTTCAGCCTCTTACCATTCTCTTTTGCTCCTTTGTCCACTGGTCTTTGAATTCCTTCCTCCACTTCTCAATCTCATTCTTCTTGGCTGACAGAGGCTGCAGAGGAGTCAGAGTTAGGATGGCAAGTTTCTCAAGAGGTAGGAAAAAGTATCTGGCAGATGAGGGCATGACATAGAAAGCAAGCCTTGCAAAGTGCTTCCTTCTCCCTTAATCCTGGTGTGCATTTCCatctctccttcccccagccccactcctgTTAGGTTTCTGTAGCGCTCCGGCAGCTGCCACTGCCTGATTTTCCAGCGAAGCAATCTGTTCTCCGCAGAAATCCAGTACCTGGTAGAATTCCTTCTGTTGGAGCAACCCCACAGTCTCGCTAGCTGaatttccaaccttaatgtCGTGTTCCAGGACCATTGCATAGAGCGCTCGAAGAGGCATGttgaactgcagaaaaaaacaacaacaacaaaggtaTAAAATGACAGATAACCACTCCAGCTTTCCTAAATTCACGAGCTTTTGTTAGCTACGACCAAGCTTTATTACGGTAACGCTAGAGCTGTGTGCACTGGTTAAATGAGCAGgcattatgttttatttcaaacacagaTTGCAGagtgctggaagcagaagaGTTTTTATGCTGCACAGCATCGTGCTGACTTCCTGCCCTCTGATTCTCCAGACAATCACTCCCTGTGTTGTAAgcccacagaagaaaaaaaggaactgttCCAACACTGAGAAGTTTAGGAAGGTTTTTGGAGGGTTAGTTCCTGTAGGATTTACGTTCACGTGTGTGGACAGCCTCACGTTTACTCCGTGTAGGACTCTGGAGGAAACCCCGCGCAGCAAAGCAGGAACATCCCGGGGACCCATACCTGCTGGATGATGGCATTTCGTCCCGATTCTGCTATCTTCACAATCCCTTTGGCAAACTCTGTTTCTGTAGAAGGATCAGACACCGCGTTAACAGCCGCAGGGGTGGCTGTGAACGCCGGGCTGTTGCCAGGTAGGATTGTTCAGGTAAGGAAAAAATCTGACTCAAGCTCTTTGTCTTCTTATTTGGGCAAAGGAAGTAAAAGGTAAACGTTTGGCTTGGTTCTCACTGCTataatttcatttccaattttATGTTCTTAGCTACgattaaaaaaaagctatcagaCAGTGTACGGGCTCCCAGCTGGTACCGTACACACTGACTCACCGTAGCTCAGACGTTTTTCAATCCAGTTGAGAAGCTCTTTGACATATTTACACCACATTTTGGCATACTCGAGGGCTGCATCAATGCCACCTTCACATTTGATCAGCATTTCATCTGCCTCttcaactgggaaaaaaagaaatccagattCAGCGTGGCTCTAGTGGATGGACAGAGGCTCCCCCAGGAGTGGCAAAATTTGGAGTTGGTGCTCTGAATACCCAAATAACAGCCATAAAAAGAGGTCTTTCCCTGAACAATCGTCATGACCTATTTCATGGTAATCTCATGCTGTCCTACCTGTCAAACCGTACAAGTTCCAGGCAGTTTAGACCTGTGTATTCCTCTACCCCCGCTTTTAATTAGTGCTTTGATTTAATTTGAAAACCACAAGTGGGGAACTCAACGCATTACTGGGTGACAATGTATGGAGTCGCAAGGATTCCTGTTCCTTGGAAGCAGATAATTATATCATGCTGCAGTAAGCAAatctaaatacattttaagttgAAATCTGTGAGAAAGCAGCttagaaaatctcatttttttttcctttgtgggGACTTCatataaaaaaacaatttagtGTCAAGTTTGATGATGCCAGTGACAAGCACAGACCCAAAGAGAATCGTCCCAGTGGGCGAAAAAAGTGCTTCAAAGGAAGATCTTCACTGTGCCTAAAACCTTTTGGGACTGAGGTCTCAGTATTTGGAAGTCAGGACCTCACAAGCGCCTTCCTAATGAGACGTTAATTGATGAAATATTCACATCATCGTTTTAATTTGTGATCTTACCTGTCATGTCTGCCTGCGCTTGtttttctgaactgcttttGCTCTTGCAGAAACTTTCGCTCAgctgtggggaggaaaaaaagaaaaagaggaaaatggtGAAGGAAAAGGAGTAGCGAGAAGTTGGGAGGATCCTtcaaaaaagtataaaaaagtacaaaagtCTGCCATGAACAGAAATGTGGAGGAAGCACATCCTTAATGCAGAGAGATTAGGGCTGGAAAAGGACTTCTATGACTGAACGCTGGCTGctcttattttattatgaatcacaaaatatttgattattattttttttagtttagctCTGAGGATAATATGATTACATGAGGACAGTGGCTGtcagagaaaaattaagttCCTCGCCCCTTTGTTTACACAGAAGGGCATGAAATGAGGCCAATTACCCCCAAAAGACCCACACTGcccaaagcaagcaaaagaaccattaaattctattttaaaggGCTTCTGTTTGTCAAAGCCAGAACTTCAGAAATTTTTGATGCATGACTCTCATATGTATTTTAGGTCTGTTCTCTTGTCTGGTCTTTTTCTTAGAGTGCAGAACTTAAACCAGCAATCTCCACATCTcgtttttcagaagaaaaaatatatatataaacccaAATAATCTTATTTATGATATAATCCTAATTATCCTATTTATACTATATGTCTGAATGCTCCCACTAAATATCGTCTGTTCTTTTGCAGCCACCATTACTGCAATAACCAAATGTTATGCAATTCTTTTCTGTCTACTCAAGTAAAAGCCATAACTATTTTTTCAGATGGTCACCTAAAAACCAATTTGAGTAACGTGCACTTTGGCAAAAGACTttgctaatttttttattaagttGGTCTCGTTCTTTGCCTACCGGAACAATCTCTCTTTCTGCAGGCAGGTCTGTGTCGTCAGTGCTGTCAGCATCACCAATGAACAAATCAACTGTCctgtaaaatgaaaggaatgacAAGTTAGGGCTGCAAAGACCCAGAGAAGTGGTTCTGCCCCGTATCTCTACGTACGCATTGCCGATGGAGATCTCCAAGTCGTCCAGGCTCCGGAATATCTCACTGTATCGCTTCTTGTTTTCAGGTACCCTTTCTTGACTATCGAGACCTGGGGTTGGAGAAGAAATTGTTTCACTGGAGCACTTAGCCCAGAGCTCCCTGAGGTCTGCAGGGTGGtttccagagctgcagggggacaCGGCTGAGCTCTGCTATCCTGAGTGGATTCATAGGGAAGTGACAAACTGCAATGGCCAGGCAAAGCATAAGGTGAGGCCAAAAGTAAGATgggatttaaaagaaaacactgagcaATAAGTTTATCGGGGTTCCTTGGGCAGAACCCCCTGGAAAATGAGCCTGCTGACGTCCCCAGGAGATACCTGTGCTGTTTCAGGGCTTGCAATCAGACCCAAGCTGTGAAAAGTGCACAGAAATCTTCGTTACAGCTGCTCCGAGCTGAAGCCAGGGCACTGTCCTTGGTTCGGGGCTGGCAGTGCACTGGCAGACCTGGTGGAGGGGCTCACGGGGTGCAGAGGGGTGCTCTGAACCTGGAAGGGGCACAACATGCCCCAAAGAACCATGTGCAGggcaaagcagcagaagtggcTGCAGTCCAGCGGTGCGCGGGCTGAGTTGCACAAGTCgccttttccttctgtatcaTGCGTGTGTTGCAATGTGCAGAGCTTCCCCAATATTACACACGTGCTTATTTATGGTGATAATCCACATTATGAAATACTGCATCTCGTTCAGTCCCCAGCAGGTACAACTTATTGGTCATGCAAAACATAAATTGGACTTGTTCCCACACGAGGGGCGATGGGTTCCTGCCACAGAACTTTGTAAAGTCTAAGCGTGTCCTGCCTGCAGTCACACACAAAGCACGGAGGAGATAAGCACATGCAATTTACATGAGGTGATCGGTGCCATTAATCTCACTTTCCACTCAGTTATACATTTGTCACTGAGGGCAGGAACTAATGTTGAGTCAGGCTGAAAGCCTGACTTGAGTCAGTGGCTGAAAgccactgcaaaaaaaaaaaaaaataataaaatatatatatatatataagaaaaaaactgGGTAcaagtgttaaaaaacaaaagaaaacttcactATTCTTTGTCCTTTTGACATTCCAGGAAACAGGATGTGGTTGACCTAAATCTAAAGTTGCTTCACTTGTAGTTGAGTTCGCTGTCAGAATGAGCAAGTGCTTGCAAATGTCACTTGAATGATGCTTGGTGGAAAAGTCAGTTTGTGTTTCATTTAGCTATAGCTACTCCTGGGCCTTGTGGCAGtcctgaaaaatacagattttttgaGCCAGGGTTTGATTAGGAGCTGCCATACCATGAAGCCTACAAACGTGGTGGTTTAAGCCATGATTAAGCAAcagcaacaggaagaaaagaaaaaagaaaaaaaggggggtgtGAATTAAACCCATCTATGagcctgaaaacagaaataagtgtGAAGAAGGCTGGGTGGGACGCTGAAGGTGTGCTTCAGCACAGAGGGGTGCAGACCAGATGCCATGCTCACTTCTGCACCCAGAAATGAGCTGGAACACTCCTAGCTTTACTTGCCTTTGAGCGAATAATTCAGATTTTTGCTGGCCTTGCTCTTTAAGAGTTTTATGAGCATTTTACTCCAAAAGCGAATGGGACACTGAAAATGTGTGAAGACGCTCATTTTTTACCATAAACCTGAAGGAACTGCAACAAACCACTCAGAAAGACCTGGGGAAGGGATTAAAAGCACCGGTGGTGCTAACACTGTGAGCCGTACCCAGCGCATGTCCTGGTTAATCGTGATAAACCCACAAAATCCACGTCTCTAAACCCACATCTCCCACCCTGCTCAGCCAGTGCCCAGAGGGGGTTCACAGAGAGTTTGGCAAACCCCTCATGCTCTTTCTCTAGAAGAGGCACAAATGTTTCATAATCCAAGGCATAACAAATCCAAGCATGTTAATTTAACGTTAATAAGACCCTAACGGGTCTTATTACTTTGTTTGAGCAGACGGACATCTTCAAGTTCTTGTTTACCACTAGTGGAAGGTTGTACAACAGGAAAGAATGACTCAATTTAGCAGTGCTGGTGACGAGCAGAATGAAACATTTCGCTTTTGAAAGCAGTCATTGTAAGGCACAGTAAGATAAGCCAGAGCCTCGAGTTCTCACAAATCTTTTGCTTATCTTTTTGCTTACAGAAGCAGGATGCTAGACAAGTCGGACTCAAGGAGTTTAGCTAGCCTTGCTGTAGCCGATGTCACTAGCTGCATTCTCATGAGTTTAAACGTGTGCTTCCCCATATGCAGCCCCTTCCCTATATATTCCCTTTGTCCTTCACCAGCAGCACCAAGTTGCACTGATCTCTACACACCCCCTACGTATCTCTCGAAGGAAATGAAGCGCCTCGCATGTATCGCCACAGCTGAGCTGTCAGACACCGTCCAGATGTCCCTTCCTGCAATCAAGCCCACCCGTTAAATGTGCAAACATCTGTATGCCTTTTCCTGTACCGCCTGGCAGGCTTGCAGGGGCTCCCATAAATATTCACAAATTCATCTTTCAAATCCTGCTCACAGCCCTGACCAGGGAGGATCAGGTCGCAGGTTCACAGAGCATCTGGGTCATAGGACTCCAGGCCAGAGCGAGAAGCAGGTTCAGTCCTTTTTGTCACTTCCCTGTGACTCTGTTGCTTCACTTAGAGATGGAAGCTTCATTTTGAGGCCAGTTATCTCACTGGACATCCCAGTGACAACTGATGCTGATGCAGAAGCTCACTCTTCTGGTGATTAAAAGCCCACGTTCCTAGCCGTTTCTCTTGAAGGACCTTATTCTCCTTATAATCCCTATATTCATCCTCATTCTCCTTCTTCATCTATTCTTTATGCAGCTCTTCAGGCTCCCTGATGCAGTTTTCTCACTGAGAAATGCAATAACAGCTTCAAATGCTTTGCTTGCACACCatataactatttttaaatactattcTTTAACAAGAGCTACCAAGATAATCCGAGAGAGCGTGGGTTCTGACAAGGGATTCTCTCTCAGGTGTACACtgtgcactgtttttttcctgttcctgcaCTGGTTTTTTCCTATAAcctgcactgtttttttcctattctcttGAGAATATATACATAAAGATATGGCAGTTCTTCACCACGTCTGTTAGCTCTTGGGCAAAGAGTTAATTCATGAAAGTGGGAAAAAAGGTCTGCTTGGATAGCAAGTTGTTTGCTTTCACCTGAAAAACTCAGAGTCCTGAACACAATTCACTGTGATGGACGTGGTTATCCCAACAGCAGATAAAGAGACTAAGACTGAGCCTACCCAAACGTCTAACAATTTTGTCCTAAAGCAAAAGGATGGTTTGAGAAATTAGTACAATATTGCCCCTGGAATATAAAATGGATGTTATCACATTCTTCCagtctgcaaatattttcctttctgtgtccTCTGATTATTGTTTAATCCTCCTTATTCTCCCTGACATCAAGCAattccagcagcagggcagaaatccctcccagcaccagcactggACTTGCGTCCTGGAGAAAACCTCACGCCGGAGCCGAGCAGCTGTCATGCAAAGCTCTGCCCCATCTGTGGGTCTCGAGGGAGATGATGCTGTCCTCTGATGTGCATCGACCATCTGGGAAGCCTGCTGCTCTTCGTCCTGTGCTGCCATCGCGGGGAGAACAAGCTCCCGCAGAGGTGGGTGTGCAAAATG
Encoded here:
- the LOC121062466 gene encoding GEM-interacting protein isoform X1, giving the protein MNGTGAWDDAGSARTVGRLPHSRLLPPGHDSEFLAAVWASVQSPVPGDQGSRRDPMAGEVSRVAKHLRDIDGRFQNLRELFRKGEVFSGPVEARLADLLQAISSFLNTYPALTGDAIQPAVATLITKIHGLDSQERVPENKKRYSEIFRSLDDLEISIGNATVDLFIGDADSTDDTDLPAEREIVPLSESFCKSKSSSEKQAQADMTVEEADEMLIKCEGGIDAALEYAKMWCKYVKELLNWIEKRLSYETEFAKGIVKIAESGRNAIIQQFNMPLRALYAMVLEHDIKVGNSASETVGLLQQKEFYQPLSAKKNEIEKWRKEFKDQWTKEQKRMNESLSSLRKSRLQYVQRCEELEKAKYLSAKAEDEYQSAAVVNPGSASKQLEKRRRSCEEAQAKVQETEALYKMCINDANFRRQELEKVRARIVSHIRKLIYQGDEVLTWVTLRMFKQRQAQSEHIPVGYQHLAEVCKPYKVGEKYLEFIQALQKKDIHMEVFEFEPLASGGQRSPPSSRKKMSLQYTGCSKDASTPEDTSRRQFSPNGEQSTNRSLCSDTESLGGSCESRSLDSPNSSPGNSNRKLLKAPSTGTMSSSDDFEERDSLQTFENENGSSQQQFRNILLSSAAQTHRLRKLRGPSKCRDCDTFMVNGFECEECYLACHKKCLESLLITCGHRKLPNRVPLFGIDFTQVPRDFPEEVPFIVVKCTSEIEARALGVQGIYRISGSKARVEKLCQAFENGRSLVELSEHSPHDITGVLKHFLKELSGPVLLYQLYNSLIALAKELQKPGEERTDCAGFPLDPIQSMKDLLSKLPGSNYNTLRHLIAHLYRVAEKYEENKMSPNNLGIVFGPTLIRPGSGSDVSMSCLVDSGYQAQIVEFLIQNYERVFGMDDLPPSLSLSCENPSQEASAEKDEGHQSPSTVQKITLENFSSQHGLSVDCVSDNSSSREAVSELTLEGAPSPLSTDALEMNTSTGSELEDLEDSVQEKTDSDSDTVLGTQPRCHFSRQPVKYIRVQAKTKPVIPKPSSLPLRTTTLSSMAMDAGAEGSPANSSSTAKDVLGERTRSRNSSPDTSTLRGRSGSKQQLKHFEITEETARIISKLKADDTSASPEGSLESLGSAEKEVKLSPETLPEQSP
- the LOC121062466 gene encoding GEM-interacting protein isoform X2, encoding MESFHTRLSTCTWVYKAHATTEAEFNCLDSQERVPENKKRYSEIFRSLDDLEISIGNATVDLFIGDADSTDDTDLPAEREIVPLSESFCKSKSSSEKQAQADMTVEEADEMLIKCEGGIDAALEYAKMWCKYVKELLNWIEKRLSYETEFAKGIVKIAESGRNAIIQQFNMPLRALYAMVLEHDIKVGNSASETVGLLQQKEFYQPLSAKKNEIEKWRKEFKDQWTKEQKRMNESLSSLRKSRLQYVQRCEELEKAKYLSAKAEDEYQSAAVVNPGSASKQLEKRRRSCEEAQAKVQETEALYKMCINDANFRRQELEKVRARIVSHIRKLIYQGDEVLTWVTLRMFKQRQAQSEHIPVGYQHLAEVCKPYKVGEKYLEFIQALQKKDIHMEVFEFEPLASGGQRSPPSSRKKMSLQYTGCSKDASTPEDTSRRQFSPNGEQSTNRSLCSDTESLGGSCESRSLDSPNSSPGNSNRKLLKAPSTGTMSSSDDFEERDSLQTFENENGSSQQQFRNILLSSAAQTHRLRKLRGPSKCRDCDTFMVNGFECEECYLACHKKCLESLLITCGHRKLPNRVPLFGIDFTQVPRDFPEEVPFIVVKCTSEIEARALGVQGIYRISGSKARVEKLCQAFENGRSLVELSEHSPHDITGVLKHFLKELSGPVLLYQLYNSLIALAKELQKPGEERTDCAGFPLDPIQSMKDLLSKLPGSNYNTLRHLIAHLYRVAEKYEENKMSPNNLGIVFGPTLIRPGSGSDVSMSCLVDSGYQAQIVEFLIQNYERVFGMDDLPPSLSLSCENPSQEASAEKDEGHQSPSTVQKITLENFSSQHGLSVDCVSDNSSSREAVSELTLEGAPSPLSTDALEMNTSTGSELEDLEDSVQEKTDSDSDTVLGTQPRCHFSRQPVKYIRVQAKTKPVIPKPSSLPLRTTTLSSMAMDAGAEGSPANSSSTAKDVLGERTRSRNSSPDTSTLRGRSGSKQQLKHFEITEETARIISKLKADDTSASPEGSLESLGSACNSSLLAAFCRAGNLLGLRAAKASFPAGAVQLPGLTHTGRAWTQRQKPFPPA
- the LOC121062466 gene encoding GEM-interacting protein isoform X3; the protein is MGDPEPSGLDSQERVPENKKRYSEIFRSLDDLEISIGNATVDLFIGDADSTDDTDLPAEREIVPLSESFCKSKSSSEKQAQADMTVEEADEMLIKCEGGIDAALEYAKMWCKYVKELLNWIEKRLSYETEFAKGIVKIAESGRNAIIQQFNMPLRALYAMVLEHDIKVGNSASETVGLLQQKEFYQPLSAKKNEIEKWRKEFKDQWTKEQKRMNESLSSLRKSRLQYVQRCEELEKAKYLSAKAEDEYQSAAVVNPGSASKQLEKRRRSCEEAQAKVQETEALYKMCINDANFRRQELEKVRARIVSHIRKLIYQGDEVLTWVTLRMFKQRQAQSEHIPVGYQHLAEVCKPYKVGEKYLEFIQALQKKDIHMEVFEFEPLASGGQRSPPSSRKKMSLQYTGCSKDASTPEDTSRRQFSPNGEQSTNRSLCSDTESLGGSCESRSLDSPNSSPGNSNRKLLKAPSTGTMSSSDDFEERDSLQTFENENGSSQQQFRNILLSSAAQTHRLRKLRGPSKCRDCDTFMVNGFECEECYLACHKKCLESLLITCGHRKLPNRVPLFGIDFTQVPRDFPEEVPFIVVKCTSEIEARALGVQGIYRISGSKARVEKLCQAFENGRSLVELSEHSPHDITGVLKHFLKELSGPVLLYQLYNSLIALAKELQKPGEERTDCAGFPLDPIQSMKDLLSKLPGSNYNTLRHLIAHLYRVAEKYEENKMSPNNLGIVFGPTLIRPGSGSDVSMSCLVDSGYQAQIVEFLIQNYERVFGMDDLPPSLSLSCENPSQEASAEKDEGHQSPSTVQKITLENFSSQHGLSVDCVSDNSSSREAVSELTLEGAPSPLSTDALEMNTSTGSELEDLEDSVQEKTDSDSDTVLGTQPRCHFSRQPVKYIRVQAKTKPVIPKPSSLPLRTTTLSSMAMDAGAEGSPANSSSTAKDVLGERTRSRNSSPDTSTLRGRSGSKQQLKHFEITEETARIISKLKADDTSASPEGSLESLGSACNSSLLAAFCRAGNLLGLRAAKASFPAGAVQLPGLTHTGRAWTQRQKPFPPA
- the LOC121062466 gene encoding GEM-interacting protein isoform X5; this translates as MGDPEPSGLDSQERVPENKKRYSEIFRSLDDLEISIGNATVDLFIGDADSTDDTDLPAEREIVPLSESFCKSKSSSEKQAQADMTVEEADEMLIKCEGGIDAALEYAKMWCKYVKELLNWIEKRLSYETEFAKGIVKIAESGRNAIIQQFNMPLRALYAMVLEHDIKVGNSASETVGLLQQKEFYQPLSAKKNEIEKWRKEFKDQWTKEQKRMNESLSSLRKSRLQYVQRCEELEKAKYLSAKAEDEYQSAAVVNPGSASKQLEKRRRSCEEAQAKVQETEALYKMCINDANFRRQELEKVRARIVSHIRKLIYQGDEVLTWVTLRMFKQRQAQSEHIPVGYQHLAEVCKPYKVGEKYLEFIQALQKKDIHMEVFEFEPLASGGQRSPPSSRKKMSLQYTGCSKDASTPEDTSRRQFSPNGEQSTNRSLCSDTESLGGSCESRSLDSPNSSPGNSNRKLLKAPSTGTMSSSDDFEERDSLQTFENENGSSQQQFRNILLSSAAQTHRLRKLRGPSKCRDCDTFMVNGFECEECYLACHKKCLESLLITCGHRKLPNRVPLFGIDFTQVPRDFPEEVPFIVVKCTSEIEARALGVQGIYRISGSKARVEKLCQAFENGRSLVELSEHSPHDITGVLKHFLKELSGPVLLYQLYNSLIALAKELQKPGEERTDCAGFPLDPIQSMKDLLSKLPGSNYNTLRHLIAHLYRVAEKYEENKMSPNNLGIVFGPTLIRPGSGSDVSMSCLVDSGYQAQIVEFLIQNYERVFGMDDLPPSLSLSCENPSQEASAEKDEGHQSPSTVQKITLENFSSQHGLSVDCVSDNSSSREAVSELTLEGAPSPLSTDALEMNTSTGSELEDLEDSVQEKTDSDSDTVLGTQPRCHFSRQPVKYIRVQAKTKPVIPKPSSLPLRTTTLSSMAMDAGAEGSPANSSSTAKDVLGERTRSRNSSPDTSTLRGRSGSKQQLKHFEITEETARIISKLKADDTSASPEGSLESLGSAEKEVKLSPETLPEQSP